From the genome of Lutzomyia longipalpis isolate SR_M1_2022 chromosome 2, ASM2433408v1, one region includes:
- the LOC129788839 gene encoding kinesin-like protein KIF14, with product MSCRNTPRTPKNPPNASTPKSTKPPKRCDVSNGSSTGKPNTTFTNDGRSPRKRVHPVTPSRDAFQTPTAPQKRENPQYYFTPDCFMDVSLNATPKVLKKTPNVKERGAEESNLTVAVRVRPMNPRELIMPAVQSIIEVNGNEVTVLAGKTADNSAGITRGFNYDHTFWSCNSEHENYADQKVIFDKIGAPLVDRAFEGYNVCLFAYGQTSSGKSYSMMGIDTDNSIAIGANSELGIIPRFCHELFRRIEDMKDTTLAQVEVSYFEIYNEKIHDLLSVTTCHNTKNVLKVREHHIYGPHVPDLSAHPVDSYTALKNWMILGNSQRATATTGMNDKSSRSHSIFTIVLKLCDRGTGTAGQTRRSKISLVDLAGSERMSHTADNGERLKEGISINRSLLALGKVIKTLGNAGENQKHVPYRDSVLTWLLKENLGGNSKTVMLATISPANIHLEETLATLRYACQARTIVNRVKVNEDPQDKVIRELKGEIECLQMRVQDYERQQKRQAVTESGAIRHIVIDVQSPQDGQKLEKLRTELAQTKQELAKYQTPWGDRLQEGKSMQMKEMESLKRKGFSLDTGVSRKEPCLVNLDPDCSLSGTLVFRLPPGVVKIGRSHPTSNDQPDIVLEGPLVAFSHCSIENNAGCLSLKPISQESDTFINGQLIDKEMQLHHGDRVVIGGSHYFRVSNPLESGRQGETVWDFQQAHQEILREQERRLREELDVVKRSAEKEMRDELDRLKSDVERLERRKDYVEAELEVLRTCATEAVEVVEEPPSRYKSNILNDLETILTHPSRESLHEIKMQVKEATQRCRDLGLEDYAFRQGQVCDESGVSRAIVNIIDRRKRLVADWPPARLEVWLEMMRESEVDPSCPFGVLPVEWKSIENALEGSFNESLMNSNKRISLNWSGCLGSRTPPSRKSDGVKPVLRKFNPSAQKNLFPDLQSTPKENTPLADRSQTPGDFATNARKYVKDINLASSCLRNLCHDAQMSRRGRQVFTLMDEMDKITCQLMQMLKEENSAHKTPPKTPKSVRFCLD from the exons ACCCCCAAAAATCCCCCAAATGCATCAACCCCGAAATCCACAAAGCCACCGAAGAGGTGCGATGTTTCAAATGGAAGCAGCACCGGAAAGCCCAATACGACCTTCACGAACGACGGTAGGAGTCCCAGGAAAAGGGTGCATCCGGTGACACCATCAAGGGATGCCTTTCAAACACCCACAGCCCCGCAGAAGCGTGAGAATCCGCAGTACTACTTCACACCGGATTGCTTCATGGATGTCTCTCTGAATGCAACGCCAAAGGTGCTCAAGAAGACCCCCAATGTCAAGGAAAGAGGGGCTGAGGAGAGTAATCTCACTGTTGCTGTTCGGGTGCGTCCAATGAATCCCCGTGAGTTGATCATGCCAGCTGTGCAGAGTATAATTGAGGTGAATGGGAATGAAGTGACGGTTCTGGCGGGGAAAACAGCCGATAATTCAGCAGGAATAACACGTGGATTCAACTATGATCACACATTCTGGTCATGCAATTCCGAGCATGAAAACTATGCCGATCAGAAGgtgatttttgacaaaattggAGCCCCACTCGTGGATAGAGCCTTTGAAGGATACAACGTTTGTCTCTTCGCCTACGGGCAGACTTCTTCCGGGAAGAGTTACAGCATGATGGGAATTGATACAG aCAATTCCATTGCAATTGGAGCTAATTCGGAACTGGGAATCATTCCACGCTTTTGCCATGAACTCTTCAGACGTATTGAGGATATGAAGGACACAACACTAGCTCAGGTGGAGGTGAGCTACTTTGAGATCTACAATGAGAAGATTCACGACCTCCTGAGCGTCACCACCTGCCACAACACGAAGAATGTGTTAAAAGTACGTGAGCACCATATCTATGGACCCCATGTTCCGGATCTGTCTGCCCATCCGGTGGACTCGTACACAGCCCTGAAGAATTGGATGATTCTCGGGAATAGCCAACGTGCCACAGCAACAACAGGGATGAATGATAAGAGCTCCAGATCGCATTCAATCTTCACAATTGTTCTCAAACTCTGCGATAGAGGCACCGGCACAGCGGGCCAAACACGACGAAGTAAGATAAGTCTCGTGGATTTGGCAGGGAGTGAGAGGATGAGTCATACGGCGGATAATGGAGAAAGGCTCAAGGAGGGAATAAGCATCAACAGAAGCCTCCTGGCCCTTGGGAAGGTTATCAAAACTCTGGGAAATGCTGGTGAGAATCAAAAGCACGTTCCCTATCGAGATTCCGTGCTCACGTGGTTGCTCAAg GAAAATCTTGGAGGAAATTCGAAGACTGTGATGTTGGCCACGATATCCCCAGCTAATATTCACCTTGAGGAGACCTTGGCCACATTGCGGTATGCCTGCCAGGCGCGTACTATTGTGAATCGCGTGAAGGTGAATGAGGATCCGCAGGATAAGGTTATTCGTGAGCTGAAGGGAGAGATTGAGTGCCTGCAGATGCGTGTGCAGGACTATGAGCGTCAGCAGAAGAGACAAGCTGTCACGGAGTCTGGAGCCATTCGGCATATTGTCATTGATGTGCAGAGCCCCCAAGATGGGCAGAAGCTCGAGAAACTCCGCACTGAGCTGGCGCAAACGAAGCAGGAATTGGCGAAATATCAAACACCTTGGGGGGATCGACTGCAGGAGGGGAAATCGATGCAAATGAAGGAAATGGAAAGTCTCAAGCGGAAGGGATTTTCCCTGGACACGGGAGTCTCACGCAAAGAGCCGTGTCTTGTGAATCTTGATCCGGATTGTAGTCTTTCGGGGACTTTGGTGTTTCGTCTTCCACCGGGTGTCGTTAAAATTGGCAGGAGTCATCCGACGTCAAATGATCAACCGGATATTGTCCTCGAGGGTCCCCTTGTGGCATTCAGTCAttg CTCAATAGAGAACAATGCGGGATGTCTCTCACTCAAGCCCATCTCCCAGGAGTCAGATACCTTCATCAATGGGCAGTTGATTGACAAGGAAATGCAGCTGCATCATGGTGATCGGGTGGTTATTGGTGGATCGCACTATTTTCGCGTTTCAAATCCCCTCGAGAGTGGGCGCCAGGGGGAGACTGTGTGGGACTTCCAGCAGGCACATCAGGAGATTCTGCGTGAGCAGGAACGACGTTTACGTGAGGAATTGGATGTGGTGAAGAGGAGTGCTGAGAAGGAGATGCGAGATGAGTTGGATAGGCTGAAGAGTGATGTGGAACGTCTTGAGCGGCGCAAGGATTACGTTGAAGCGGAATTGGAGGTTCTCAGGACATGTGCAACGGAGGCGGTGGAGGTGGTTGAGGAGCCGCCGAGTCGCTACAAGTCGAATATTCTGAATGATTTGGAGACAATTCTCACGCACCCGAGTCGCGAGAGTCTCCATGAGATTAAGATGCAGGTGAAGGAGGCAACACAGCGATGTCGGGATTTGGGGCTGGAGGATTATGCCTTCCGCCAGGGACAGGTTTGCGATGAATCCGGCGTTTCGAGGGCTATTGTCAATATCATTGATCGACGGAAGCGCCTTGTGGCTGATTGGCCACCAGCACGTCTTGAGGTGTGGCTGGAGATGATGCGTGAATCTGAGGTGGATCCATCGTGTCCCTTTGGCGTCCTGCCCGTGGAATGGAAATCCATTGAGAATGCCCTTGAGGGCAGCTTCAATGAGTCTCTCATGAATTCCAACAAGAGAATCTCGCTGAATTGGAGTGGATGCCTCGGGAGTAGGACACCACCTTCGCGCAAAAGTGACGGCGTTAAGCCCGTCCTGAGGAAATTCAATCCGTCGGCGCAAAAGAATCTCTTCCCAGACCTTCAGAGCACCCCAAAAGAGAACACTCCGCTCGCTGATCGTTCTCAGACACCCGGAGACTTTGCCACAAATGCCCGGAAGTACGTTAAGGATATCAATTTAGCCAGTAGCTGCCTCAGGAATCTCTGCCATGATGCTCAAATGTCCCGACGTGGTCGTCAAGTCTTTACGCTTATGGATGAAATGGATAAAATAACGTGCCAACTGATGCAGATGCTGAAAGAAGAGAATTCAGCGCACAAAACACCGCCAAAGACCCCCAAATCTGTGAGATTCTGCCTCGATTGA
- the LOC129788842 gene encoding uncharacterized protein LOC129788842 has translation MDVYNVYLGDCMSYSSMRSPVYRDFEKFPYGTLESSFKPTANASSSANSYYNQGGHSKSTAGGNKGVVDKVRKESCPFCKEQKKRPLVAYMRKRENRQQKESICEADEHEE, from the exons atggatGTCTACAATGTATATTTGGGTGACTGCATGAGCTACTCCTCAATGCGGAGTCCAGTCTACAGGGATTTTGAGAAGTTCCCCTATGGCACCCTTGAGTCATCCTTCAAGCCCACCGCGAATGCATCCTCATCTGCCAATTCCTACTACAATCAAG GTGGTCACAGCAAGAGTACTGCTGGTGGTAATAAAGGAGTGGTAGATAAGGTGCGCAAAGAATCTTGCCCATTTTGCAAAGAGCAAAAGAAACGTCCACTAGTTGCTTACATGCGTAAGCGTGAGAATCGGCAGCAGAAGGAATCCATCTGCGAGGCGGATGAGCATGAGGAATAA